A genomic segment from Actinomyces lilanjuaniae encodes:
- a CDS encoding DivIVA domain-containing protein has protein sequence MTLLTADDVLNKKFQATKFREGYEQDEVDDFLDEVVEAMRQLEAENADLKAKLEAANRRVAELGEGAAAAPVAPVAAMPEPSVPVSGSVPVVPGADSAQGPAAASGMLELAQRLHDEHVANGKAEGERIVTEARSTGEQIVREAEDQRNRTLAQLEKERSGLEHKIDELRRFESDYRTRLKSYLQNLLTNVEDGSDGATAGL, from the coding sequence ATGACGCTGCTGACGGCAGACGACGTCCTCAACAAGAAGTTCCAGGCCACCAAGTTCCGCGAGGGCTACGAGCAGGACGAGGTCGATGACTTCCTCGACGAGGTGGTTGAGGCCATGCGTCAGCTGGAGGCTGAGAACGCAGACCTCAAGGCGAAGCTGGAGGCTGCCAACCGGCGTGTCGCGGAGCTGGGGGAGGGAGCGGCGGCAGCCCCTGTGGCTCCTGTTGCCGCTATGCCCGAGCCCTCCGTCCCTGTCTCCGGCTCCGTGCCGGTAGTTCCCGGGGCCGACTCCGCGCAGGGCCCGGCTGCTGCCTCAGGCATGCTCGAGCTGGCCCAGCGCCTTCACGACGAGCACGTGGCCAACGGCAAGGCAGAGGGTGAGCGCATCGTCACTGAGGCCCGCTCCACCGGTGAGCAGATCGTTCGTGAGGCCGAGGACCAGCGCAACCGTACCCTGGCCCAGCTGGAGAAGGAGCGCTCCGGCCTGGAGCACAAGATCGACGAGCTGCGTCGCTTCGAGTCCGACTACCGGACCCGACTCAAGAGCTACCTGCAAAACCTTCTCACCAACGTGGAGGACGGCAGCGACGGCGCCACTGCAGGTCTGTAG
- the murD gene encoding UDP-N-acetylmuramoyl-L-alanine--D-glutamate ligase, with translation MTTAATSSVPPQRPSRTTGPVGRPLRQDLEGARAGVVGLGRSGRAAVEALTTLGAQVHVFDSREPSVESLGSTVAGVTVGDAEATARALEDSDLRLVVVSPGVPATGPVLRTLARVGTTTWSEVELAWRLQQDSSRPDVAWLALTGTDGKTTTVSMLSEILGQAGLRAPAVGNIGRPVTEAVLEGGADALAVELSSFQLHTTTSISPLASACLNLAPDHLDWHGDLEAYAADKARVYARTRAAAVYNAADRATVDMVDRADVVEGCRAVGFTLGAPAPGQVGVVDGLLVDRAFHSRGRSHAVELATTLDLAHLAPGAAVDRLPGHIVADALAAACLARAGGADEEAVAAGLRAYSPGAHRSVTVAQADGVTWVDDSKATNPHAAQAALSGLPAGSAVWVVGGDTKGARFFDLVSAVRSRLRGAVVIGRDQTDVLAALSAQAPQVPVRQVPDAPPSALMRAAVSEAARLARAGDTVVLAPACASWDQFSSYAQRGDLFASAVSALVEESGDAGDLSGAGGRSRGQRRCQE, from the coding sequence GTGACCACCGCAGCGACCAGCAGTGTGCCCCCGCAGCGGCCTTCTCGGACCACCGGCCCGGTCGGCAGGCCGCTGCGCCAGGACCTGGAGGGTGCCCGCGCTGGCGTCGTGGGCCTGGGGCGCAGCGGCCGTGCTGCCGTGGAGGCGCTGACCACCCTGGGTGCGCAGGTCCACGTCTTCGACTCCCGGGAGCCCTCGGTCGAGTCACTGGGGAGCACGGTGGCGGGTGTCACCGTGGGTGACGCGGAGGCGACGGCGCGGGCGCTGGAGGACAGCGACCTGCGACTGGTCGTGGTCTCTCCGGGAGTTCCCGCCACCGGCCCCGTCCTGAGGACGCTGGCCCGTGTCGGCACGACGACGTGGAGCGAGGTCGAGCTCGCCTGGAGGCTCCAGCAGGACTCCTCCCGCCCGGACGTGGCCTGGCTGGCGCTGACCGGTACGGACGGCAAGACGACTACCGTCTCGATGCTCTCGGAGATCCTGGGCCAGGCGGGCCTGAGGGCACCCGCCGTAGGCAACATTGGTAGGCCGGTGACTGAGGCGGTCCTGGAGGGCGGGGCGGACGCCCTGGCTGTCGAGCTGTCCAGCTTCCAGCTGCACACGACGACGAGCATCTCCCCGCTGGCCTCGGCCTGCCTTAACCTGGCGCCTGACCACCTCGACTGGCACGGGGACCTGGAGGCCTACGCTGCGGACAAGGCCCGTGTCTACGCCCGGACCAGGGCCGCGGCGGTGTACAACGCCGCTGACCGGGCCACTGTCGACATGGTCGACAGGGCCGACGTCGTGGAGGGCTGCCGGGCGGTCGGGTTCACTCTGGGTGCCCCCGCCCCGGGCCAGGTCGGCGTGGTGGACGGCCTGCTCGTGGACCGCGCCTTCCACTCTCGTGGACGCTCTCACGCCGTCGAGCTGGCCACGACCCTGGACCTGGCCCACCTTGCACCGGGTGCAGCCGTGGACAGGCTGCCCGGGCACATCGTGGCCGATGCCTTGGCTGCGGCGTGCCTGGCCCGTGCCGGCGGCGCCGACGAGGAGGCAGTCGCCGCGGGGCTGCGTGCCTACAGCCCGGGGGCGCACCGCAGCGTCACCGTGGCCCAGGCGGACGGGGTGACCTGGGTGGACGACTCCAAGGCCACCAACCCCCACGCGGCACAGGCGGCGCTCAGCGGCCTGCCTGCCGGTAGTGCCGTGTGGGTCGTGGGGGGCGACACCAAGGGCGCCCGGTTCTTCGACCTTGTCTCCGCGGTGAGGTCGCGCCTTCGCGGTGCGGTTGTCATCGGACGGGACCAGACCGACGTCCTGGCGGCTCTGTCGGCACAGGCTCCCCAGGTGCCGGTGCGGCAGGTCCCTGACGCCCCGCCTAGCGCCCTGATGCGCGCGGCGGTGAGCGAGGCCGCCCGCCTGGCCCGCGCTGGCGACACGGTGGTCCTGGCTCCCGCCTGCGCCTCCTGGGACCAGTTCTCCTCCTACGCCCAGCGCGGGGATCTCTTCGCCTCCGCGGTGAGCGCGCTGGTGGAGGAGTCGGGTGACGCCGGGGACCTGTCGGGAGCCGGGGGGCGTAGCCGGGGGCAGAGGAGGTGCCAGGAGTGA
- a CDS encoding cell division protein SepF, producing MGALRSMSNFLGYSEPTEEAYEDDFEVAESDYAVQEQDELADNDFQDYAASVPEPVVPADLRRIVTVHPSTYNEARVIGESFRDGVPVIINLTGMSESDARRMVDFSAGLVFGLHGAIERVTPRVFLLTPASVEIDGGEAVEGRDRFFNQG from the coding sequence ATGGGCGCGCTGCGCAGTATGAGCAACTTCCTCGGCTACTCCGAGCCGACGGAAGAGGCCTACGAGGACGACTTTGAGGTCGCGGAGTCCGACTATGCCGTGCAGGAGCAGGACGAGCTCGCTGACAACGACTTCCAGGACTACGCCGCCTCGGTCCCTGAGCCCGTCGTCCCAGCAGACCTGCGTAGGATCGTGACGGTCCACCCCTCCACCTACAACGAGGCTCGCGTCATCGGCGAGTCCTTCCGTGACGGGGTGCCGGTGATCATCAACCTCACGGGGATGAGTGAGTCCGACGCCCGCCGGATGGTTGACTTCTCCGCAGGACTGGTCTTTGGTCTCCACGGGGCTATTGAGAGGGTCACGCCTCGTGTCTTCCTGCTGACTCCCGCCAGTGTCGAGATTGACGGCGGCGAGGCGGTCGAGGGCCGGGACCGCTTCTTCAATCAGGGCTGA
- the ftsZ gene encoding cell division protein FtsZ has translation MAVDDTQHYQAEIKVVGVGGGGVNAVNRMIEADLRGVEFIAVNTDAQALLMSDADVKLDVGRDLTRGLGAGADPAIGRKAAEDHESEIREALDGSDMVFVTAGEGGGTGTGGAPVVARLAKAIGALTIGVVTRPFSFEGRRRSAQAEDGVQALREEVDTLIVIPNDRLLQIADKNISVVDAFKQADQVLLQGVQGITELITTPGLINVDFNDVKSVMQGAGSALMGIGSATGEGRAVTATEEAIASPLLETSIDGAHGVLLFFQGGSDLGLFEMNEAANLVREAVHPEANIIVGNVVDGALGDEVRVTVIAAGFDAEPVAAVAAASRAARSASAAASAPSPSAEEVLPSRGGAHAARNPVTRPAPAAHLVELPVPESEVSTSEVPAYVDETAGRAASELEVPAVLGVDAEDDGIDLPDFLR, from the coding sequence ATGGCTGTGGACGACACACAGCACTACCAGGCCGAAATCAAGGTCGTCGGCGTCGGTGGCGGCGGTGTCAATGCCGTCAACCGGATGATCGAGGCGGATCTGCGTGGTGTGGAGTTCATTGCCGTGAACACGGATGCCCAGGCCCTGCTCATGTCTGACGCCGACGTCAAGCTCGACGTCGGCCGCGACCTCACCCGCGGGCTCGGGGCCGGGGCCGACCCGGCAATAGGTCGTAAGGCGGCCGAGGACCACGAGTCGGAGATCCGCGAGGCCCTGGACGGCTCGGACATGGTCTTTGTCACCGCAGGGGAGGGGGGCGGTACCGGTACCGGGGGTGCTCCTGTCGTCGCGCGCCTGGCTAAGGCCATCGGCGCCCTTACGATCGGCGTGGTCACGCGGCCGTTCTCCTTCGAGGGGCGCCGACGCTCGGCCCAGGCCGAGGACGGCGTCCAGGCGCTGCGCGAGGAGGTCGACACCCTCATCGTCATCCCTAACGACCGTCTGCTGCAGATCGCCGATAAGAACATCTCCGTGGTCGACGCCTTCAAGCAGGCCGACCAGGTCCTCCTCCAGGGCGTTCAGGGCATCACCGAGCTTATCACCACTCCCGGCCTCATCAACGTCGACTTCAACGACGTCAAGTCGGTCATGCAGGGAGCGGGCAGCGCCCTGATGGGGATCGGTTCGGCCACCGGTGAGGGGCGTGCTGTCACCGCGACCGAGGAGGCGATCGCCTCCCCGCTGCTGGAGACCTCCATCGACGGGGCGCACGGTGTCCTGCTGTTCTTCCAGGGCGGCTCGGACCTGGGCCTGTTCGAGATGAACGAGGCCGCCAACCTCGTTCGCGAGGCGGTCCACCCCGAGGCCAACATCATCGTCGGCAACGTCGTGGACGGTGCCCTGGGGGACGAGGTCCGCGTCACCGTCATCGCGGCCGGCTTCGATGCCGAGCCTGTTGCGGCGGTGGCCGCGGCCTCGCGTGCTGCCCGGTCTGCCTCTGCGGCGGCCTCGGCACCGTCACCCTCGGCTGAGGAGGTCCTGCCCAGTCGGGGAGGTGCCCACGCGGCCCGCAACCCCGTGACTCGCCCGGCACCGGCTGCGCACCTGGTGGAGCTCCCCGTGCCGGAGTCCGAGGTATCAACCAGTGAGGTGCCTGCCTACGTGGACGAGACAGCCGGCCGGGCGGCCTCTGAGCTAGAGGTCCCGGCGGTCCTCGGAGTCGATGCCGAGGACGACGGTATCGACCTGCCTGACTTCCTGCGTTGA
- the lspA gene encoding signal peptidase II yields the protein MSDGQSVEADKGGGLPLAAGRQAVPATVLLWAVAGAVVVADQVTKAWALSALGDGARLPVVGDVLGLVLVRNSGAAFSLAAGYTWVLSLVAVAVIVAIVRASRRLASTWWALVLGLVLGGAAGNLLDRLVRPPGPLRGHVVDFIDYGGYFVGNVADIAIVVAAVGLLVLTLGGRDRDGTRQRPAGAAGGREGQA from the coding sequence ATGAGCGACGGCCAGTCCGTAGAGGCTGACAAGGGCGGTGGCCTGCCTCTTGCTGCCGGCAGACAGGCCGTCCCAGCGACGGTGCTGCTATGGGCGGTTGCTGGTGCCGTGGTGGTCGCGGACCAGGTCACGAAGGCCTGGGCGCTGTCTGCCCTGGGCGACGGGGCTCGCCTCCCGGTTGTGGGTGACGTGCTCGGCCTGGTGCTTGTGCGCAACTCGGGCGCGGCCTTCTCCCTGGCCGCTGGGTACACGTGGGTCTTGTCACTGGTGGCTGTCGCTGTCATCGTCGCGATCGTGCGGGCCTCGCGGAGGCTGGCCTCCACCTGGTGGGCGCTCGTGCTGGGACTGGTGCTGGGAGGGGCTGCTGGCAACCTCCTGGACCGGCTGGTGCGTCCCCCGGGCCCCCTGCGCGGGCACGTCGTCGACTTCATCGACTACGGCGGGTACTTTGTGGGTAACGTGGCTGACATCGCTATCGTGGTGGCTGCGGTGGGGCTCCTGGTGCTGACCCTGGGCGGCCGGGACCGTGACGGCACCCGGCAGCGGCCTGCTGGTGCAGCGGGCGGCCGGGAGGGTCAGGCATGA
- a CDS encoding RluA family pseudouridine synthase, with protein MSLRVMPVPEGLVGERADTALARMTGLSRSRVGDLCQQGAVRRGGVVLAKSQRLGEGDLLEVELPDPPVSRLVATPVEGMGVVYEDEDIVVVDKPAGVAAHPSVGWDGPDVLGALRAMRVRVATSGPPERQGIVSRLDVGTSGVMVVAKGERAYSVLKAAFRHHRVDKTYHALVQGHLDPSSGTVEAPIGRHPGREWKMAVVPGGRESVTHYDVMEVMPGACLVQVRLETGRTHQIRVHMAAVGHPCVGDGTYGADPRLGARAGLARQWLHAVGLGLAHPVTGERMDFTSDYPEDLVHALEVLRLV; from the coding sequence ATGAGCCTGCGTGTCATGCCGGTACCTGAGGGGCTGGTCGGCGAGAGGGCGGATACTGCCCTGGCCCGGATGACAGGGTTGTCGCGCAGCAGGGTGGGTGACCTGTGCCAGCAGGGTGCCGTGCGTCGTGGGGGAGTGGTGCTGGCTAAGTCGCAGCGTCTGGGTGAGGGTGACCTGCTGGAGGTCGAGCTGCCTGATCCTCCGGTCAGCCGGCTGGTGGCTACGCCTGTGGAGGGTATGGGGGTGGTCTACGAGGACGAGGACATTGTCGTGGTGGACAAGCCTGCGGGGGTCGCCGCTCACCCGTCGGTGGGGTGGGATGGGCCCGACGTCCTGGGGGCGCTGCGGGCGATGCGGGTGCGGGTGGCTACCTCCGGGCCGCCTGAGCGTCAGGGTATCGTCTCTCGCCTGGATGTCGGCACCTCCGGGGTCATGGTCGTGGCCAAGGGGGAGCGTGCCTACAGCGTGCTCAAGGCGGCGTTCAGGCACCACCGTGTGGACAAGACCTACCACGCCCTGGTGCAGGGGCACCTGGACCCGTCCTCGGGAACGGTTGAGGCGCCTATCGGTCGTCATCCGGGGCGGGAGTGGAAGATGGCGGTGGTCCCCGGTGGCAGGGAGTCTGTGACGCACTATGACGTCATGGAGGTCATGCCGGGTGCCTGCCTGGTGCAGGTGCGTCTTGAGACAGGGCGTACCCACCAGATCCGTGTGCACATGGCGGCGGTGGGGCACCCCTGTGTCGGTGACGGGACCTACGGGGCGGACCCGCGCCTGGGTGCCCGGGCCGGGCTGGCCCGGCAGTGGCTTCACGCGGTGGGGCTGGGGCTGGCCCACCCGGTCACCGGGGAGAGGATGGACTTCACCTCTGACTATCCCGAGGACCTGGTGCACGCCCTGGAGGTCCTGCGCCTGGTCTGA
- a CDS encoding FtsW/RodA/SpoVE family cell cycle protein → MERLLETVPARRRPWRRRREGPPWGGAGDTDLLRATAVHPGPADPGACHGLLGPVGDGGRHGGNPYTDFAKYLVFAVVGVVGMLALSRVPLSWFPRLAWVMLVLTMGMQLLVFSPVGVNVYGNRNWIQVPGIGTAQPSEPMKLALALALGTLVAWYAQGRRGRAVMAGWVMVALAVLSVMAGQDLGTVIVLVLIVAGALWVGGLARRWFAALGCLGLLLFMTASLLSVSRRARILAWLRPDGADPTGVGYQPRHGQWALGTGGWFGVGPGSSRQKWGYLTQADSDYVFAVLGEEFGLLGTLTVIALFAVIGGCCLRTMRRHTDPCVVATASAIGAWVVGQALINMMVVTGILPVLGLPLPLVSRGGTALVSVLLAMGVLLAFARHEPGAQEALRSSPGALRRTLSVIVPRRNRA, encoded by the coding sequence ATGGAGCGGCTCCTGGAGACGGTCCCGGCCCGACGACGACCGTGGCGCCGCAGGCGGGAGGGGCCGCCGTGGGGGGGAGCAGGCGACACTGACCTACTACGCGCTACTGCTGTCCACCCTGGTCCTGCTGACCCTGGGGCTTGTCATGGTCTTCTCGGTCCAGTCGGTGACGGTGGCCGCCACGGGGGCAACCCGTACACGGACTTCGCCAAGTACCTGGTCTTTGCCGTCGTGGGTGTCGTGGGGATGCTCGCGCTCTCCCGGGTGCCCCTGTCCTGGTTCCCAAGGCTGGCCTGGGTGATGCTGGTGCTGACGATGGGGATGCAGCTCCTGGTCTTTTCTCCCGTCGGCGTGAACGTCTACGGCAACCGTAACTGGATCCAGGTTCCCGGAATCGGCACCGCCCAGCCCTCGGAGCCGATGAAGTTGGCCCTGGCCCTGGCCCTGGGGACGCTGGTGGCCTGGTACGCCCAGGGTCGCCGAGGGCGAGCGGTCATGGCCGGGTGGGTGATGGTGGCCTTGGCTGTCCTCAGCGTCATGGCTGGCCAGGACCTGGGAACGGTGATCGTCCTGGTCCTCATCGTCGCGGGGGCGCTGTGGGTGGGCGGCCTGGCCCGGAGGTGGTTCGCTGCCCTGGGCTGCCTGGGGCTGCTCCTTTTCATGACCGCCTCCCTGCTGTCGGTGAGCCGTCGTGCCCGGATCCTCGCCTGGCTGCGTCCCGACGGCGCCGACCCCACTGGTGTGGGCTACCAGCCGCGCCACGGTCAGTGGGCGCTGGGCACGGGAGGGTGGTTCGGGGTCGGCCCCGGTTCCTCGCGACAGAAGTGGGGCTATCTCACCCAGGCGGACTCCGACTACGTGTTCGCGGTGCTGGGAGAGGAGTTCGGCCTGCTGGGCACCCTGACGGTCATCGCCCTGTTCGCGGTCATCGGGGGCTGCTGCCTGCGGACCATGCGGCGGCATACGGATCCCTGCGTGGTGGCCACCGCCTCGGCCATCGGTGCCTGGGTGGTGGGCCAGGCTCTCATCAACATGATGGTCGTGACCGGTATCCTTCCCGTCCTGGGGCTGCCCCTGCCCCTGGTCAGCCGGGGCGGGACCGCTCTGGTCTCCGTCCTGCTGGCCATGGGCGTCCTGCTGGCCTTCGCTCGTCACGAGCCAGGCGCCCAGGAGGCCCTGAGATCAAGCCCCGGCGCTCTGCGCCGCACCCTGTCGGTGATCGTCCCGAGGAGGAACCGTGCCTGA
- a CDS encoding polyphenol oxidase family protein, whose product MSGPAADGYGDLLEVDLGPGARGFFTTRGAGARARGAGDGGDPYAGWNLALHVGDDPHRVGRNRAELERRVIRGGRGAGSGSAGGLAWMDQVHSAVVAAASAYEVPTADALVLDTRQDAAPAGACVLVADCVPLLLASGDGSLLAAVHAGRRGMLDGVVPATVDALVAAGARVADLWAATGPCICSGCYEVSERMRAESAQREPACAAVTRWGTPGLDVAAGVVAQLERCGIERISTGYWCTYEDPGLYSYRRDGRTGRLAGVVVPRCV is encoded by the coding sequence TTGAGCGGCCCGGCGGCCGACGGGTACGGCGACCTCCTGGAGGTTGACCTGGGCCCTGGTGCCCGCGGGTTCTTCACGACCCGGGGTGCCGGGGCTCGTGCGCGTGGTGCCGGTGACGGCGGGGACCCCTATGCGGGCTGGAACCTGGCGCTGCACGTAGGTGATGACCCTCATCGCGTCGGCAGGAATCGTGCCGAGCTGGAGCGGCGCGTGATCCGCGGCGGCAGGGGTGCCGGGAGCGGGAGCGCAGGGGGCCTGGCCTGGATGGACCAGGTCCACTCCGCCGTGGTCGCTGCCGCCTCGGCGTACGAGGTCCCCACGGCCGACGCCCTGGTGCTCGACACCCGCCAGGACGCAGCCCCGGCAGGTGCCTGCGTCCTGGTCGCTGACTGCGTGCCCCTGCTGCTCGCCTCCGGGGACGGCTCCTTGCTGGCTGCAGTGCACGCGGGGCGTCGCGGGATGCTCGACGGCGTCGTCCCGGCCACCGTGGACGCCCTGGTCGCGGCCGGGGCGCGCGTGGCCGACCTGTGGGCCGCTACGGGACCATGTATCTGCTCGGGCTGCTACGAGGTGAGTGAGCGTATGCGTGCGGAATCCGCGCAGCGCGAACCCGCCTGTGCTGCGGTGACCCGCTGGGGCACCCCTGGTCTCGACGTGGCTGCCGGGGTGGTCGCGCAGCTGGAGCGGTGCGGAATCGAGCGGATCAGCACCGGTTACTGGTGCACCTACGAGGACCCCGGCCTCTACTCCTACCGGCGTGACGGCAGGACCGGTCGTCTTGCCGGAGTCGTCGTGCCACGGTGCGTCTAA
- a CDS encoding YggT family protein, producing MGPIALVARILSSLLSLYTLVLLVRVVLDWVQMFARQWRPTGVVLVLANLVYTLTDPPLRWIRGVLPMLRMGGLGIDLSFLVLFLGIIVVQRLLVLLI from the coding sequence ATGGGTCCCATCGCGCTGGTTGCCCGGATACTCTCCAGCCTCCTGAGCCTGTACACCCTGGTCCTTCTCGTCAGGGTAGTCCTGGACTGGGTCCAGATGTTCGCCCGCCAGTGGCGCCCGACCGGTGTCGTCCTGGTCCTGGCTAACCTTGTCTACACCCTCACCGATCCGCCGCTGCGCTGGATCCGCGGGGTGCTGCCTATGCTTCGCATGGGCGGGCTCGGGATCGACCTGAGCTTCCTGGTCCTGTTTCTTGGGATCATCGTCGTCCAGCGTCTGCTTGTCCTCTTGATCTGA
- a CDS encoding cell division protein FtsQ/DivIB: MPAASAGTADAVRSSGSRDSAGASGSTELAVFSRRPVSEPRHERTVVSTGLADRLAERRHALARLRLRQVALFAAAVLATAAVAWVLLASPAVALRGSAVTVTGSDGSVEDVQVREVLAGYQGDSLLLLDTAEMSAAVEDSLVRVRTAEVTRSWPHGVEVALEMRVPVASYRGEDGYQVLDEEAVVLETADSVPEDLVSIVAQEGADSGDSPQGALSAQQVSAVTQAVGALDPEVLAQVSSGTSTDNGQVTLVMEGGATVVWGGSEDNDLKARALSVLMQTEAAVYDVSSPHNPTTSQSGLPEDSGAQR; this comes from the coding sequence GTGCCAGCCGCCTCCGCGGGTACCGCGGACGCGGTACGTTCTTCCGGCTCACGGGACTCGGCGGGTGCGTCGGGCTCGACCGAGTTGGCCGTCTTCAGCCGTCGCCCGGTCTCCGAGCCACGGCACGAGCGCACCGTGGTCTCCACGGGCCTGGCTGATCGGCTGGCAGAGCGCAGGCACGCCCTGGCCCGTCTGCGTCTGCGGCAGGTGGCCCTATTCGCTGCGGCCGTGCTGGCTACCGCAGCGGTGGCCTGGGTGCTCCTGGCCTCTCCCGCTGTCGCCCTGCGTGGCTCAGCCGTCACGGTGACGGGCTCAGACGGGAGCGTGGAGGATGTGCAGGTCCGTGAGGTGCTTGCTGGCTACCAGGGGGACTCTCTGCTGCTCCTGGATACTGCCGAGATGTCGGCCGCCGTGGAGGACAGCCTGGTTCGGGTCCGTACCGCTGAGGTGACGCGCTCGTGGCCCCACGGTGTGGAGGTGGCTCTGGAGATGCGGGTGCCGGTAGCCTCCTACCGGGGTGAGGACGGCTACCAGGTCCTGGACGAGGAGGCGGTGGTCCTTGAGACGGCTGACTCCGTTCCCGAGGATCTGGTCAGTATCGTGGCGCAGGAGGGTGCCGACTCCGGTGACAGTCCCCAGGGGGCGCTCAGCGCTCAGCAGGTCTCGGCGGTGACGCAGGCCGTGGGCGCCCTGGACCCGGAGGTTCTGGCCCAGGTGTCCAGCGGGACCTCGACGGACAACGGCCAGGTGACTCTGGTGATGGAGGGCGGCGCCACAGTGGTGTGGGGAGGCAGTGAGGACAACGACCTCAAGGCCCGGGCGCTGTCGGTGCTGATGCAGACTGAGGCCGCTGTCTACGACGTGTCCTCACCGCACAACCCGACAACCTCCCAGTCGGGCCTTCCGGAGGACTCCGGCGCCCAGCGGTGA